One segment of Colias croceus chromosome 15, ilColCroc2.1 DNA contains the following:
- the LOC123697739 gene encoding transcription factor Adf-1-like produces MSTFSHNDEEKLINIVAGYPVIYDISNQDYRNNLAKDNVWKAIGKDLNKNSDECKKKWKVIRDGYHRFKKKHKLGTGSATPKHSKDKRHLLLSFLESVPQHRSGGSNIPSSPRGPQSNEEDSVDNLLSSNEQEGSKDGVMSYVEQDSDNDDTTKVETENKQKRNLDFKNKVLKEDSILKVWKERDEKRETILKKKDDDIDLFVRHIGEVLRNLPQVEKAQAKKHLYEVLSEYEIMAAKKLVGLKQRGRRT; encoded by the exons ATGTCGACTTTTTCGCATAACGATGAAGAAAAACTTATAAACATTGTAGCTGGTTATCCAGTTATTTACGACATATCCAATCAAGATTACCGCAATAATTTGGCCAAAGATAATGTGTGGAAAGCAATAGGAaaggatttaaataaaaata GTGACGAATGTAAAAAGAAATGGAAGGTTATCCGCGATGGATATCATAGATTCaagaaaaaacataaattaggtaCAGGTTCAGCTACTCCTAAACACTCGAAAGACAAGAGACATCTGCTGCTATCATTTCTGGAAAGTGTTCCTCAACACAGATCGGGCGGCTCAAATATACCTTCGTCACCAAGGGGTCCACAGAGTAATGAAGAGGATAGTGTGGACAATCTACTCAGTTCAAATGAACAAGAAGGATCCAAAGATGGAGTCATGTCTTATGTCGAGCAAGATAGTGACAATGACGACACAACTAAAGTTGAAACAGAAAATAAACAGAAGAGAAATTTAGATTTCAAAAACAAAGTATTAAAAGAAGattctattttaaaagtatgGAAAGAAAGAGACGAAAAAAGAGAGACAATATTGAAAAAGAAGGATGATGACATAGACTTGTTTGTTCGTCACATAGGTGAAGTTTTGAGAAATTTGCCACAAGTGGAAAAAGCTCAAGCTAAGAAACATTTATATGAAGTCCTTTCAGAGTACGAGATAATGGCAGCTAAAAAGTTGGTTGGACTAAAGCAAAGGGGGCGCAGGACTTAG
- the LOC123697740 gene encoding uncharacterized protein LOC123697740, translating into MPLIDITNPAIIIFLIENYEKENRLRLNWIHKHREQIQQAATLTREPTNYFETDVIAHNMIGGMDTITRDHVVAGYNRRKVPIRDGTFIPGVKNLRHGHSVVDVGLGNAKDDPRLARPDFDLSSDPIMRPVDPEMKEILYKSKPDFGKKQYLEKRSKIWPEKRYYFAETSGFVYGWRMKDSELHQKPQFGRCWHLTRALRSRVGPQPDPSHYKSSDEPGRSSCAGI; encoded by the coding sequence ATGCCTTTAATCGATATAACAAACCCggcaataataatatttctcatCGAAAACTATGAGAAAGAAAACCGTCTTCGCTTGAATTGGATTCACAAGCATCGTGAGCAAATCCAACAAGCCGCTACTCTTACCAGAGAACCAACTAATTACTTCGAAACCGATGTTATTGCGCACAACATGATTGGAGGCATGGACACAATAACTAGAGACCACGTCGTAGCGGGCTACAATAGAAGGAAAGTACCCATCCGCGATGGAACGTTCATACCGGGTGTTAAGAACCTACGTCATGGACATTCGGTCGTAGATGTTGGACTTGGAAACGCAAAAGACGACCCGCGTCTAGCTAGGCCCGATTTTGACCTATCCAGCGACCCCATCATGCGTCCAGTGGATCCTGAAATGAAAgagattttatataaatccAAGCCAGACTTTGGTAAGAAACAGTATCTCGAAAAGAGATCTAAAATATGGCCTGAAAAGCGGTACTATTTCGCGGAAACTAGTGGCTTTGTGTACGGCTGGCGCATGAAGGATAGTGAATTGCACCAAAAGCCTCAATTTGGGAGGTGCTGGCATTTGACGAGAGCTTTGCGAAGCCGCGTTGGGCCGCAGCCAGACCCGTCACATTACAAGTCATCCGATGAGCCAGGTCGAAGCAGTTGCGCAGGCATATAA